A window of the Enoplosus armatus isolate fEnoArm2 chromosome 5, fEnoArm2.hap1, whole genome shotgun sequence genome harbors these coding sequences:
- the fbxo36a gene encoding F-box only protein 36a — MASLLGEHLFEISGQGPPPPKDFVQLVINKNEVRWTTWKISVRLECRGTAPKELKTSHHDFLHQKMLQQQVGAVFGQRILEHTISLCQGKFDYLERLPDDILLRILSYIQLKDTTLLAQVSHRFRKLCNSEKFWEQTVRNCCAEFTSDMEGLANAMGWRKIFFTLFHTSGSKEQQ; from the exons ATGGCGTCCTTGCTCGGGGAGCATCTATTTGAAATTAGTGGTCAGGGTCCACCTCCTCCAAAAGATTTTGTCCAACTTGTTATCAACAAAAATGAG GTAAGATGGACAACATGGAAGATTTCTGTGCGACTTGAATGCCGGGGCACAGCACCCAAAGAGCTGAAGACATCCCATCACGATTTCCTCCATCAGAAAATGCTACAGC AACAAGTTGGTGCTGTTTTTGGGCAGAGGATCCTAGAACACACAATATCACTTTGTCAAGGAAAGTTTGATTACCTGGAGCGCTTGCCTGATGACATATTGCTCAGAATCCTGTCCTACATACAGCTGAAAGATACAACACTGCTTGCACAGGTTTCACATAGATTCAGAAAG CTCTGCAATTCTGAGAAGTTTTGGGAGCAAACTGTGAGGAATTGCTGTGCTGAGTTTACCAGTGACATGGAGGGCTTAGCAAATGCCATGGGCTGGAGGAAGATCTTTTTTACCCTATTCCACACCAGTGGCAGTAAGGAGCAGCAGTGA